A single Diceros bicornis minor isolate mBicDic1 chromosome 7, mDicBic1.mat.cur, whole genome shotgun sequence DNA region contains:
- the LOC131407961 gene encoding olfactory receptor 52B4-like, with product MTSLNHTGVSHTVFRLLGIPGLEDQHMWISIPFFISYVIALLGNSLLIFIILTKHSLHEPMYLFLCMLAGADIVLSTSTVPQDLAIFWFRAGEISLNCCVAQVFFIHSTFISESGILLVMAFDRYIAICYPLRYTSILTHGLIGKIGVTIFMRSYGTIFPIIFLLKRLNFCKSNILPNTSCKHIVLAHVSCDDIQVNIWYGFFVLMSTVVLDIVLIFFSYVLILRAVFHIPSQDARYKALNTCGSHVCVIILFYGPGIFTTLTQRFGRHIAPHIRVLLANVCILAPPMLNPIIYGIKTKQIQDQVVQVLFTKQK from the coding sequence ATGACGTCCTTAAACCACACAGGTGTTAGCCACACAGTCTTCCGCTTGCTGGGCATCCCTGGCCTTGAGGACCAGCACATGTGGATTTCCATCCCTTTCTTCATTTCCTATGTCATCGCACTGCTTGGGAACAGCCTGCTCATCTTTATCATCCTCACAAAGCACAGCCTCCATGAACCCATGTACCTCTTCCTCTGCATGCTGGCTGGAGCAGACATTGTTCTTTCCACATCCACAGTACCTCAGGACTTGGCCATCTTCTGGTTCCGTGCTGGAGAGATCTCCCTGAATTGCTGTGTTGCCCAggtcttcttcatccattccaCCTTCATCTCTGAGTCCGGGATCTTACTGGTTATGGCGTTTGACCGATACATTGCCATATGCTACCCACTAAGGTACACCAGTATTCTTACACATGGATTGATTGGGAAAATCGGTGTGACTATCTTCATGAGAAGTTATGGTACAATTTTCCCCATAATATTTCTTCTGAAAAGACTGAATTTCTGCAAAAGTAACATCCTCCCAAACACTTCTTGTAAGCACATTGTCTTGGCCCATGTTTCCTGTGATGACATACAAGTAAACATCTGGTATGGGTTTTTTGTCCTAATGTCAACGGTGGTCTTAGATATTGTGCTAATTTTTTTTTCGTATGTGTTGATTCTCCGTGCTGTCTTCCACATCCCATCCCAAGATGCTCGCTACAAAGCTCTCAATACTTGTGGCTCCCATGTCTGTGTCATCATCCTCTTTTATGGGCCTGGGATCTTTACAACACTCACTCAGAGGTTTGGACGCCACATTGCACCCCATATCCGTGTCTTGCTGGCCAATGTCTGCATTCTGGCTCCTCCTATGCTAAATCCCATCATTTATGGGATCAAGACCAAACAGATCCAGGACCAGGTGGTTCAGGTGTTGTTTACAAAGCAGAAATAA